The Natrinema sp. DC36 genome includes the window AGTCACCGCTTCCGACCGCGGTCACCGTTTCGACTGGATCTCGGTCGACTCCTCCTGACGAACCGCTTTCAGTTGCTCCGTCTCTCGGAGGATGAACGGTCCGATGGCGAGCGTTCGCTTCATGACCGTGAGGACGCGGAGCAGATGGGAGAGCAACACGGCGAACGGGGCGAGCGTAACCACGTAGAGAGCGCTGACGACGAGGTAGGCGGTACTGACGCCGAACGCTGCGCCGGTGACCTTCGCGGGGTCGAACTCGAGCATCATGTAGCCCGCGATCGCCAGCGCCGGCATCGCGCCGTAGAGGACTGCTCGAGAGATGTTGATGATCTCCCACTGAACGTAGAGGGTCTTGAAGTGTTCGCGCGCCGGGCCGAAGAACCGCAACGCTTCGATCAGTTCGTCGAACGCGGTCGCGGCCTCGGTCGACAGCGACTCGTCGTACTTGTCACGGAGCGTCCGCGCGGTGAAGATCTTCCAGGAGTAGTTGTAGTTCAGGACCGGTAGCAACGTTTCGAACGAGCCGAAATCCGCGTCTCGCAGGTCGTCGCTGACCGTCTTGCTGTGTTCGACGAGACCGTCCGTGAACGCGGCGATTTCCTCGTGTTGTGCTGAACCTTTGTCGCTGGTAACCGCGTCGTTGAGTGTTATCGCGCGCGTTTCGGCCGTTTCGATGAGCGTCCGGAGAAACCGGGAGGGCTCGACCGGGCTCACGCCGATTCCTGCGGCGTCCTCGACCTCCTCTCGGAACTCGGTCTCGTTCGTCATTCGCTCGCGCTGTTGTCCGAGCGGGCCGATCTCTCCCGCGAGGACGAACTGCGAGACCGACAGGACGAGGGTGACGCTCGTGACGGTCGCGATGATCATCGAACTGAACAGCGAGGAGACGTTCCCTGTCGTCACGAACCGCTGTGGGGTCGTCGGCCCGAAGAGGTGAAAGACGAGGAGCAGTGCGTACGTACTCGCGAGAATGACGCCGGTGACGAGCCACCGGTTCGCGCTGATCAGGAACCAGATCTTCACGCGCGTTTCGCCGACGCGTTCGCGCATCGTATCGGCCGGCCGCGAGCCGGCGTCCGGGTCGCTACTCATGGAGTCCGTTATACATCGGCCCCGTTGGGTAAAGGACTGCTGCCGTCAGTCGGAGACAGGTCGGCGCGCCCGGCTATCGCAACGGGGGCGACGCGAGCGACCCCGACGACGGCTCGAGGCCAGGCCGTCCTCACCCGACCAGTTCGACCAGCGTCGCCTCGAGCGCCCGCGCCGCCTCGCGGACGTCAGCGATCCGCACGTACTCCCGCGGGGCGTGTGCGACGGCTCCTCCCTCGTCGGCGAGCACGCCGGGGCCGAAGACGACCGTCGGCGCGTCCGCCGCGAAGTACGAGGCCTCCGTCGCCGCGGTGAACGGACGTACCTCGCCGCCGGACGCGCTTGCGAGTGCTTCGACGACCGCCGCGTCGGGATCCGTGTCCCAGGCCTCGAGGAACGGCGTCGGCCGGTCGGTAAAGCGAAACTCGAGGCCGATATCGTCGGGCACGGCGGCCCGCAGGTGTGCCGTCAGCGATTCGTGAAACTTCTCGGCCGTCTCGGGCGGGACGCTCCGACGATCGACCGTCAGGGCGCAGTCGGCCGGCACCTGATTGGTCGCCTCGCCACCCTCGACGACGGTCGGCGTCAGCGTTGCCGCGCCGAGTCGGGGGTGGGCCGGCGGCGCGTCCGCCTGCTCGTCGACGGTTCGAATCGCCTCGAGGACCGGCTCGAGGGCCGCGACCGCGTTGCTCCCGGTCTCGGGTTCGGCGGCGTGGGCGTTGGCTCCCGAGAGGTGGATCGTCCCCTGAAATCGCCCCTTCGCGGCCGTACAGACGTCGAGGTCGGTCGGCTCGCCGACGATCACCGCGTCCGCGTCTCGAGTGGGCGACTCGTCGCCCGACACCAGCGCATAGGCTCCCGTCGAGAGTACCTCCTCGTCGGGGGTGATCGCGAGCGTGACTCGACTCTCGGTCGGCTCGACCGCGAAAAAGGCCGAGAGAATGGCCGCGAGCGGTCCCTTCGCGTCGCAGGAGCCCCGCCCCCGAATCACGCCCGAACCGTCAGCACCCTCGTCACCGTCGCGCTCGTAGGGGACGTGCGGTGACACCGTATCGATGTGCGTGTTCAACACGACGTGCGTCTCGGCGCTGGTCGCCGGCGGCCCGCGGCTCGCCAGCACGTTCCCGGCGTCGTCGACGCGGGGCTCGATGTCCCGTGTCTCGAGCGTCTCGCAGAGAAAGTCGCGCATCGGCCCGACGGCCTCGTGGGAGGGACGCTGGACGGCGTCCTCGAGAAACGCGATGGGATCGAACGCGTCGTCGCCGTCGGGCCCGGCGGCGGAACGACCGTCCGTCACGGCTCGATCGGCGGCTCGACGGCCACCTCGCCGTCGAACTCGTGTTCGACCGGCCCGGCGAGCGTCGGACGCCCGCGGTCGTTGAAGCTCACTCGCAGATGGCCGCCCGGCGGATGAACGTCGACCGGGTCGGCGTCGGTGAGTCCGAGGCGACGCGCCACGACGGCCACGGCCACCGCTCCGGTGCCACAGGAGTCGGTTTCGCCCTCGACGCCGCGCTCGTAGGTGCGCTGGCGGAAGCCACCCGACCCGTCGGGGCTGGCCACGGTGACGTTCGTTCCGCCCGGGAAGACGTCGGCGTGGCGCACCGGCGGCGCGAGTTCCTCGAGGTCGACGTCGTCCACATCGTCGACGAAGCTCACCGCGTGGGGGACGCCGGTGTTGACGACCGACACCTCGAGGCCCTCGATCTCCGCGTTGAAGACCGGTTCGTCGGCCGCGACCGGAATCTCGCCGGGGTCGAACGTGAGCGGGGTCATCTCGATGACGACGTCCTCGCCGTCGCGATCGGCTCGAAGGGTGCCCGCCTGGGTGTCGATCATCACGCTGTCGCTCCCGGTCCGATTCATCGTCCACTCTGCGGCGCAGCGAGCGCCGTTGCCGCACATCGGTGCCGTCGCGCCGTCGGGCTGGAACAGCGTCATCACGACGCGAGGCGGGTTGAACGTCTCTTCGGGAGCGAGAAAGAGGACCCCGTCGGCACCGACGCCGTCCGTCCGGTCGCACTCGCGCTCGGCGAGGGCGCCCCGGTCCGGGACGTGTTCGTCCGCGTGGATAATTAGAAAGTCGTTGCCGGTGCCGTGGTACTTCTGGAATGGGATACTCATCGTGCTCTCGTCAGTCGTTGTCGATGTCGCTCGCCCGGCCGTGGTCGTTCTTTCGGTCCGCGCTCGGGGCACTCCCTGCCTCGCGCTCCGCTCGCGTCACGTCGTCGACCGTTTCGCGGCGACGGGAGAGTCGACCGCCGCCGTCCTCGAGGACGATCGACGCGGGCCGGGGTCGGGTGTTGTACTGGTTCGCCATCTCGTAGCCGTAGGCCCCCGCGTTGCCGATTGCGAGGATGTCCCCACGTTCGCTTACCGGGAGTTCGCGCTCGGTACAGAAAACGTCGCCGCTCTCGCAGATCGGGCCGGCGACGGTCTGCGGGAGTCGTTCGCGGCCGTCGCCGTCGTTCGAGGCCGATGCCTCCGCGTCGGCGGTCAGGTTCCGGATCGGATGGTACGCGTCGTACATCGCGGGCCGGATCAGGGTCGTCATCCCCGCGTCGACGCCGGCGACGGTCGTTTCGCGGGCCGCCTTGACGGTGTTCACTTCGGTGAGGAGCACGCCCGCGTCCGCGACGAAGTAGCGACCGGGCTCGATCGCCAGTTCGGCGTCGATCTCGCCGATCGCGTCTCGCGTCGCCGCAGCAACCGACTCGAGGTCCAGCGGCTCCTCGTCCTCGCGGTACGGAACCCCGAACCCGCCGCCGACGTCGACGAACTCGAGGTCACCGACCGCGTCGGCTACCGCTCTCGCCAGATCGCCCATCCGCGCGACGAACTCCCGGTGGGCCTCGAGCTGGTCGCTCGAGACGCCGGAACCGACGTGAGCGTGGATTCCGACGATGTCGAAGCCGCGGTCGGCGGCGTCCGCGAGCACGTCCACCGCACGCTCCGCGGGGACGCCGAACTTCGCCGCAGCGCCCGTCCGTACCTTCTCGTGATGGCCGGCACCGATGCCGGGATTGACCCGCAGACAGAGCCGGCCGGTATAGCCGCGGTCGGCCAGCCGATCGATCGTGTCCTCGGAGCCCGCGGTGACGGTCAGCCCCGGGTTCTCGTGCCAGGCGTCGACGATCCAGTCGAGGTCCCCTGCGGGCGGGTTGACCGCCGTGTAGTGGACCTCCGAGCCCGACGCGCCGGCCTCGAGCGCCCGCTGGACTTCCCCGGCGGAGGCACACTCGAGGCCAGCCCCCGCCTCGCGAAGCGTCGAGAGGACGTCCCCCAGCGCGTTCGCCTTCACCGCGTAGAGGATCTCGGCGTCGGAAAAGGCGGCCTCGAGTCGCCGGTAATTTTGGCGGACTCGCTCGAGGTCGAGAACGTACAGCGGCGAACCGTACTCCGCAGTAAGGGCCCGTAGTTCGGCCGCGTCCCAGTCGGAGAGGCGGCGGACGGAAAGCGAAGCCACAGCGTCAGTCATTGTCAGTTTCAGGTGACCGCGAGAATTCAAGCTTTGGGTTCCGTCTCGGCTACTCGACTTCGCGCGCTTCCCGTTTGATCTCGTCGATCGACTTGCCGTCGAGCGCATCACCGACGGCATCTCGGAGGCCCTCGATCGGGTCGTCTCTCAACGGAATCAGTTCGACCCGATCGTCGAGTTCGACGACGCGGTATCGATCGCCGTGTTTCTCACGGATGTCCCGCGGGATGACGATTCGGCCTCGATCGTCGGCCTCAGTCCGTTTGCTCATTTCGATCCGACTACGAGGAGAATGGACAAAAACCTCCCTACGCTTCGTCATCTTCCCCGCGGCGATCGAAACTCAGTTCCCACGAGACACGTCCGCCAGCGGCGCGTCTATTCGCGCAGCGCGTCCTCGCGTTCGGTCGCCTCGAGCGTCTCGGTCTCGATATCGGTCGCGACGACGGCGGGCTTGTAGGCCCCGCCCTCGAAGAGGTCGTGGTCGCTGATCGAGGACTCGACGAAGCGGGTGAACGCGCGCCGGTCGGCGGGCAGTTCGCCGTAGAGAACCTCCTCCTCGACGAGGTCGTAGACCGGGATTCGCGGCGTCAGCAGCGTGTTCTCGCCGACGACGCTGTTTTCGCCGACGACGAACCCGCTCGTGACGCGACAGCCCGCCCCGAGCGAGACGTTGTCCTCGACGATGACCGGCGCGCCCTCGACTGGCTCGAGGACGCCCCCGATGAGGGTGTTCGCGCCGAGTTTGACGTTGTCGCCGATCTGCGCACAGGAGCCGACGGTGTCACAGGAGTCGACGAGCGTGCCGTCACCGACGCGGGCGCCGATATTGACGAACGCGGGGCTCATGATGATGCAGTCCGAGCCGATGTTCGCGCCGCGGCGGACGACGGTGCCGTCGGGCGTGTTGCGACTTCCGCGGTCGCCGTACTCGCTCGAGTCCGCGAGCGGCAGGACGTCGTTGTACGTGGTTCCACCGTGTTCGTACTGGCCGATCGAGCGGAGGCCGAAGTTCAGTAGGATACCCTGCTTGACCCACTCGTTCGCCTCCCAGGAGTCCCCCTGCTTCTCGGCGGCGCGGATCTCGCCCGACTCGAGGGCGTCGAGGAAGGCCTCGAGGGTGGCGTATTCGTCTTCGCCGGCGGATTCGGCGTCGATTTCGTCGTTCTGCTTTCGCTCCCACAGCTCGTCGATTTCGGTCTCGAGTGCGCTCATTCCGTAATCACGTCCGAAAAGTCGTACCACCCCGCCTTCTGTCCAGCGATCCAGACCGCCGCGTCGACCGCGCCGGCGGCGAACACGCCGCGATCCTCGGCGCGGTGCGTGAGCCGAACTTCCTCGTGGTTGCCCGCGAGGACGATTTCGTGTTCGCCCGTGATATCGCCGGCACGGAGCGCGTGAACGCCGATTTCCCGCTCCGAACGCGGCGCGTCGCCCTCGCGGCCGTGCGTGCGCTCGGTGAAGTCCCCGTTGGCCTCGATCTCCTCGAGCAGCCGATTCGCGGTGCCACTCGGCGCGTCGCGCTTTTCGTTGTGGTGGGTCTCGACGAGTTCCACGTCGTAGCCGGGCAGGTTCCGGACCGCCTGACCGACGACGTTGACCAGCGCTTGCACGCCGCGGGCGAAGTTCGGCGCGTGGAGGACGGCGATATCCTCGCTCGCCGCCTCGAGCGCCTCGTACTCCTCGTCGTCGAACCCGGTCGTGCCGGTGACGAAGGCGACGCCCGCCTCGGCGCACGTCGCGGCGTAGCCGGCGGCCGACTCGGGGCCGGTGAAGTCGATCACGACGGTCGGTTCGCGCTCGGCGACGAGCGAGTCGAACTCGGCCGCGGGCTCGATGGTGATCCCCCCGACGGTCGCGTCGCCTCCGGGCTCCCGGTTGACGGCGAAGACGATCTCGCAATCCTCGCGCTCGGTCGCGGCGGCGATCACTTCCCGGCCCATGCGCCCCGTCGCGCCGGTGATGCCGAGCCTGACCGTCATCGATCACCCTCCGCCGCGTCCGCCACTTCGGTCGATTCCCGCTCGAGGTCGGCCAGCACGGTCTCGAGGTCCTCGCGGTACTCGTCGGCCAGCCGGGAAAGCGGCGAGCGCATGCGGGCCGGGCCGTAGCCGCGGATCTGCATGGCCTCCTTGACCGGGATCGGATTGGTCTCGACGAAGAGTCCGCGGAACAGCGGGCCGAGTTCGTGGTGGAGGTTCCGTGCGCGGGCGTAGTCGCCGTCCAGCGCCGCGCCGACCATCGCGCAGGTCCGCTCGGGTTCGATGTTCGCGGCGACGCTGATCGTTCCCGTCCCGCCGACGGAGATGGTCGGCAGGGTGAGTGCGTCGTCGCCCGAGAGCACGGCGAAGTCCTCGTCGGTCGTTCGTTCGGCGATCTCGCCGATCTGGCCCAGATCGCCGCTGGCGGCCTTGTAGCCAGCGATATTCTCGTGGCTCGCGAGTTCGACGGCCGTGTCGGGTTCGATGTTTCGGCCCGTCCGCGAGGGGACGTTGTAGACGATCTGGGGCAGGTCGACGGCGTCCGCGATCGTCCGGAAGTGCTCGACCAGCCCGCGCTGTTCGGGCTTGTTGTAGTACGGCGAGATGAGCAACAGGCCGTCCGCGCCCGCGTCGGCGGCACGTTCGGAGAGTTCGAGGGCCTCGCGCGTGTTGTTCGAGCCGGTGCCCGCGATGACCGGCACGTCGTCGACGGCCTCGATGACCGCTTCGACGACGCGGACGTGTTCGTCGTGGGTCAGGGTCGCCGACTCTCCCGTGGAGCCGACGGGGACGAGCCCGTCGACGCCCGCGGCCTCGAGGCGCTGGGCGTCGGTCTGGAGCGTTTCGAAGTCGATTCGCCGGTCGTCGTCGAAGGGCGTGCACATCGCCGGAAAGACGCCCGAAAGGTCGATGGGTGAACTCATGTGTTGACTGTGGTGTCGGTGGGTCGTGTGTCGCCCTTCGATCGGTAGGGTGTATCGGTTCCGATCGGTGGGCGCTCTGGGGTTCGTTGAATGCGGTCAGTCGTGCGGTCGAATCGTACCCGGGACGGGGTGCCAGACCCGCCGCGAGCACACTCACGCACGTTTCCGTTTTGGAAAACGAGAACAGACGCCGCTCACGACGGGGCCGACGGTCTGGTGAGCGACGCGGCACATGCCTGTGACGTGGATCCGAACTGACTTATCCGTTGTGTCTTTGATCGACTTCCCTGCGACGCAATACCTGACATACAGTTCCGCGTAATTTATCCCCGAGCGTTACTTACCGTCGCGTATGACAGATTTCGGACTGAAAGTGCGAATGGCGATCGTCGGCTCGATCCTGTTCGCGTTCTACATGCTCGTCGGCGGCTTCGGGCTGCTCTGGCTCGGCACCGGCGCGTGGCCGTTAGTCCTCGTCGGACTGCTCGTGCTACCGGTTATTCAGTACAAGATCGGGACGTGGTCGGCGACCAGAAAGGCCGAACCGATGCCCGAAGACGGCCAGTATCAGGAGATCCATCAGATGACCGACTCCCTCTGTCGGGATATGGGCATCAAAAAGCCCAAACTGATGGTCATGGACATGGGCGTCCCCAACGCCTTCGCGACCGGTCGGAAGGGCAAGGGCGTCGTCGTCGTCTCGACGGAGCTCATCCGTCTCCTCCAGCGCGACGAACTCGAGGGCGTGATCGCCCACGAGCTCGCCCACATCAAGAACCGCGACGTCATCGCGATGGTGGTGGGGAGTTCCATCGCGATGATGGTCGGCTGGGTCGCCTACATGGTCTACATCATGAGTAGCGAGCGCGGCATCGGCGGAATCATCGTCGGCATGGTCATCTCGAACATCGCACAGATGCTCGTCATGATCTTCGTCCTCGCCATCTCGCGCTACCGCGAGTTCGTCGCCGACGAGGACGCCCGTCAGTATATCGGCAGCGGCGACCCGCTCGCCCGCGCCCTCGAGAAGATTTCGAGCGGTGCACAGGGCCGCGAGTCTCAGATCGACGATAGCATGAGCGCGCTGTGTATCTTCAACTCGGAGAAAGGGCTCCTGCAGTCGCTGTTCGCGACGCACCCGCCGACGGAAAAGCGCATCCGGAAGCTTCGAAGCTGAGACCGCCGACGGTCGCAACGCGATCAGAGCGAACGCCGCGATTTTTTATGGTCGCGCGCGACATGCTAGGATATGACGGAAATTCATCCGGGGCAGCGCGTCGCCGTTCTCGTCGACGCCCAGAACCTCTACCATACCGCACAGAGTCTCCATAGCCGGAATATCGACTACTCCGCCTTACTCGAGAAGGCCGTTCAGGACCGCCAGCTCACGCGCGCCATCTCCTACGTCATCCGTGCGGACTCGCCCGAGGAGGAGAGCTTCTTCGACGCGCTGGTCGATATCGGCTTCGAGCCGAAGATCAAAGACATCAAGACGTTCTCCGACGGGACGAAAAAAGCGGACTGGGACGTCGGGATGAGCCTTGACGCGGTGACGCTCGCCAACCACGTCGACACCATCGTCCTCTGTACGGGCGACGGCGACTTCTCGCGGCTCTGTTCGCACCTGCGCCACGAGGGCGTCCGCGTCGAGGTGATGGCCTTCCAGTCCTCGACGGCCGAGGAACTCATCGAAGCGGCCGATTCGTTCCTCGACCTCGGCGACCGCCACGAGACGTTTCTCCTCTGAGTCGACGGACCCGACCGAAGGTTGGCTCGAGCCAGATTCGGGACGAGAGAGTAGTTTCTCGGTTGCTGTCGTCTGTTCAGGATGGAAGCGACGCTAGTTCGGTTGTCGGCTCTGCCAGAGTCCGATCAACAGCGCGTACCCCGTGACGAGCAGCGTCGCACCGGTAACGAGGTACGTAAGCGGCCCGGAAACGAGTGCGGCCGGCCCGATCAGTGTCAGGGTCCCGATGACGAGCAGCGTCACCCCGAGACCGATTTGCGTGACATCCATACGATACCGATAGTAATAAATCGATCATTATAACATTCCCCATCTCGTTCCAGTCCGTTTTCTAACCAATTGGGACATTCGCCGCGAGCAGCTGTCGGCCCCACCCGGCGGACGCGGTATCGGATTCGACCTCGAGTGCCATCGCACCGCCGGCAGGTCGAAGGGCTTTCGACGCGCCGGGTCGAACGCCGGTCAATGAGCGAGCCAGTAGACGGGCGCGCGGGTCTCCCGGAACTCCGGACCGTCGGCGACTACCAGTTCGGCGGGGGCGCGGGCGCGGCCCTGTTCCCGCCCGAGGAATCGCTGACGATCAAACGCACCACCTCGGGGCGGCCACAGCAGGTCCACGCCGAGGCGGGCCGGATCGTCTCCTTCGGTACCGACGGCCGATTCACCCTCGGCCTCGAGGGCGGTCGCCGGCTCGACGCCGCGCTCGCACACCCCTCGTATCGCGTCGTCGTCGACGACGAGAGCGAGCCGTTCGTCCGCGACGAGAAGAACGTCTTCGCGAAGTTCGTGCTCGAGGTCGGCGACGAGATCCGACCGGGTGACGAGGTGCTGGTCGTTCACGAACGCGGCGAGTTGATCGCCGTTGGGACGGCGCGTCTCGACGCCGCAGCGATCCGAGACTTCGAGACGGGGATGGCGGTGAACGTGCGCGAGGGCGCGCCCGCGGAGACGTGACGGAGAATCAGTTCGAGGGACGGAGGATCGTTCGAGGACCGATAGTAGCCACTGAAACGAATTACACACTGATCGCAACGCCGTTGTTCGATCAGGTGTGCAGTGACTTTCAGTGGCGACTCTAGAGCAGGCTGTCGAACTCCTCGAACACGACGCCCAGTCGTGCGTCGATGCGGATCGAAAACGACTATCGGCGGTCCGGGAGTTTGAATGAATTATTAGAGTGTGGGTGTATGTAACGTAGATGAATGCTACAGCAACCAGATCTGAGCGGCCAGGCCGCGTTTATCACGGGAACGACGCGGGGCATCGGGAAACAACTCGCACTCGCGCTCGCCGAACGGGGCTGTGACATCGTCTCGACGGGAAAGACCGTCGACGATTCGGACTCCGACCTCGAGGGGACGATTCACAGGACGGCCGAGGAGTGCGCCGAGAAGGGCGTCGACACGCACGCGATTCAGTTGAACGTCCGCGACGAGGACGCGGTCGAGGCGGCAATCGACGAAGCGATCGACGAGATGGGCGAGATCAACATCGTTATCAACAACGCCTCGGCCATCCAGATCGGCAACGTCGACGGGATCCCGGCCGACCGTTACGACCTCCTGAACGAGGTCAACGTACGCGGCACGTATCTCGTCTCGCGGGGCTTCCTCGATCACCTCCGCGGCGTCGAGGACGACGCCTGGATCCTGACGAACGCGCCGCCGGTCGAGATCGATCGCGCGCCGGGAGCGGCGGCCTACTCCTGGTCGAAGATGGGGATGTCCTTCGTCACGCTGTCGCTGGCGCAGGAACTGGCGGACGACGACGTCGGTTGTAACACCTTCTGGCCGGTAACTGCGATCGATACGCGCGCGACCCGCTACTTCGAGATGGGGACCGAAGACGACTGGCGCACCCCAGAAATCGTCTCGGACACCGTTCTGGAGATCCTCAATCGCGACCCGGGCGAGTTCACCGGAAATCACGTCTACGACGAGGAGTTCCTCCGCGAGGCCGGCGTCGAAGACTTCTCGGAGTACAATCTCACCGAGGGAGATCCCGAACCGACCTCGGCACAGCTCTTCGATCCGAGCTACTCCCGTTCGATTGAGACGTAAGGATACCTCATCATCTCGTCCACGCTACCCGTCGCTCGACCGAACGACAAAGTAAAAGGGAACCCACGGCGACGTATCGAGTATGTTTGGAGGAGGTGGCGGCGGACTCAACCCGCGCAAGATGGAACAGATGATGGAGCAGATGGGGATCGACGTCGAGGACATCGACGCCGAAGAGGTCATCATCCGCACCGACGAGTACGACCTCGTCTTCGACGACGCCGAGGTCACCAAGATGGACGCCCGCGGCCAGGAGACCTACCAGGTCATCGGCTCGCCCGAGGAGGTCGAGGCCGGATCCGCCGGCGGTAGCACCGGGAGCGCCGATACCGGAAGCGACGCCGAACCGTCGATTCCCGACGAGGACGTCGAACTCGTCGCCACGCAAGCCGGCGTGGGCGAGGACGAGGCCCTCGAGGCCCTCGAGGACAACGATGGTGACCTCGCCGCGGCGGTCGCCTCCCTCGAGTGACTCGAGTGAGCGGCGACGAGAACGCGGACGGCGGGGCGGAGACCGAGGCCGACACCGAGACCGACGCGGAGGCCGAGGGCGGCGACGACCGCGTCCCGGTGTTGCTCGTCCGCGGCGACCGCGAATACCTCGTGAAACCCGGTGGAGAGCAGGGGACCGACCTCGGCGTGCTCGAGGTCCCCGAGGACGTGCAGTCGGGCGACACCATCGAGACGCATCTGGGCGACGAGTTTCACGTCCGCCGACTGCGGGGCCCGGATCTCTTTCACCAGTTCGAGCGGACGGGCGCGCCGATGGTCCCCCGCGATATCGGCCTCGTGATGGGCGAAACGGGGATCGCTCGCGGTGATCGGATCCTCGACGCCGGGACCGGAACCGGCGTCCTGGCAGCGATGATGGCCCGCGCCGGCGCGTCAGTTGTGACCTACGAGCGCGACGCCGAGTTCGCGGAGGTTGCCCGCGAGAACATGGCGCTGGGCGGCGTCGAGGATGCCGTCGACGTTCGAACGGGTGACGTGCTCGAGCACCTCGACGACCTCGAGCCGTCGTCGTTCGACGTGTGCACGCTCGATACGGGCGACGCGCCCGCGATGGTCGAGCACGCGCCGGAGCTGCTCGTCGACGGCGGGTTCCTCGCGGTCTACAGCCCGTTCATCGAGTCGACTCGAGCGGTCTCCGAGACCGCTCGAGAGGTCGGCCTCTCGGACGTCACCACTCGAGAGACGATCCAGCGGGAGATGCAGTTCGACGAACGGGGTTCGCGGCCGTCGACCGCCCCCGTGGGCCACACGGGATATCTGACGATCGCGCGCAACGAATAGCGAGTCGGAGACTTTTCTGCTCGAGTTGCAGTAGATTCAGAGACCGGTTCAGCAGTACCTCGAGTGAGCGGTGGCCGAGAGCGGGCTCCGAGCACCGCGAGGAGCCCGCGATCCGGGGGAGGGCAGGCCGTTACCCAGCCATTGACCGCGAGCGAACCCGAAGGGTGAGCGAGCGGGCCGACGACCGACCCAACGGGGAGGGAGGAGTGCTTTTCATCGAAGCTAAGCGGGATCGAAGATCCCGCGAGGTCCGAGAGAGCTTCGCTCTCTCGAGATTTTGCCGAGGGCCAGCTTTGCTGGCCCGCAGCGCAAAAGTTCGTTAGTTATCATCCTCGCGCCACTTGTGCTCACACTCGGTACAGATAAAGAAGCGCGTCTCGGACTCGTCGGCCGATCGGATCTGTTGCATGTACCAGAGGGCGCGGTCGTTATTACACTCGGGACAGATGGCGTTCGTCTCGGGCAGGGAGGTCTCGCCGGAGGACTCGATGACTTCGCTCGCTTCCTGATCGTCGGTGACGGTGTACTCGGAGGCATCGCCTTTCGGCTTCGTAAAGCCACAGCTGTCGCACGCCCAGAGCCCGTCGTCGGCTTTCATCATCGAACCGCAGTCGTCGCAGAATTCCATCGTTGTCCGGGCTACGGAGGTGGAGCGACTTAAGGGGCCTGTTTCAGCCCGTTGACCGGTCTCGGCTCCGATACCGGCGCGAGGCGCTTACCCCTCGCCCTCCGACTGGTACGGCTCGCCGACGGCCTCGCGCGGGAGGACGTTGTTGAGCTCCGACTCGAGGTCGTCCATCGATTCGAAGCGATCGCTGTCACTTC containing:
- a CDS encoding PUA domain-containing protein is translated as MSEPVDGRAGLPELRTVGDYQFGGGAGAALFPPEESLTIKRTTSGRPQQVHAEAGRIVSFGTDGRFTLGLEGGRRLDAALAHPSYRVVVDDESEPFVRDEKNVFAKFVLEVGDEIRPGDEVLVVHERGELIAVGTARLDAAAIRDFETGMAVNVREGAPAET
- a CDS encoding SDR family oxidoreductase; the encoded protein is MLQQPDLSGQAAFITGTTRGIGKQLALALAERGCDIVSTGKTVDDSDSDLEGTIHRTAEECAEKGVDTHAIQLNVRDEDAVEAAIDEAIDEMGEINIVINNASAIQIGNVDGIPADRYDLLNEVNVRGTYLVSRGFLDHLRGVEDDAWILTNAPPVEIDRAPGAAAYSWSKMGMSFVTLSLAQELADDDVGCNTFWPVTAIDTRATRYFEMGTEDDWRTPEIVSDTVLEILNRDPGEFTGNHVYDEEFLREAGVEDFSEYNLTEGDPEPTSAQLFDPSYSRSIET
- a CDS encoding M48 family metalloprotease, encoding MTDFGLKVRMAIVGSILFAFYMLVGGFGLLWLGTGAWPLVLVGLLVLPVIQYKIGTWSATRKAEPMPEDGQYQEIHQMTDSLCRDMGIKKPKLMVMDMGVPNAFATGRKGKGVVVVSTELIRLLQRDELEGVIAHELAHIKNRDVIAMVVGSSIAMMVGWVAYMVYIMSSERGIGGIIVGMVISNIAQMLVMIFVLAISRYREFVADEDARQYIGSGDPLARALEKISSGAQGRESQIDDSMSALCIFNSEKGLLQSLFATHPPTEKRIRKLRS
- a CDS encoding methyltransferase domain-containing protein yields the protein MTRVSGDENADGGAETEADTETDAEAEGGDDRVPVLLVRGDREYLVKPGGEQGTDLGVLEVPEDVQSGDTIETHLGDEFHVRRLRGPDLFHQFERTGAPMVPRDIGLVMGETGIARGDRILDAGTGTGVLAAMMARAGASVVTYERDAEFAEVARENMALGGVEDAVDVRTGDVLEHLDDLEPSSFDVCTLDTGDAPAMVEHAPELLVDGGFLAVYSPFIESTRAVSETAREVGLSDVTTRETIQREMQFDERGSRPSTAPVGHTGYLTIARNE
- a CDS encoding transcription factor S, with amino-acid sequence MEFCDDCGSMMKADDGLWACDSCGFTKPKGDASEYTVTDDQEASEVIESSGETSLPETNAICPECNNDRALWYMQQIRSADESETRFFICTECEHKWREDDN
- a CDS encoding NYN domain-containing protein — its product is MTEIHPGQRVAVLVDAQNLYHTAQSLHSRNIDYSALLEKAVQDRQLTRAISYVIRADSPEEESFFDALVDIGFEPKIKDIKTFSDGTKKADWDVGMSLDAVTLANHVDTIVLCTGDGDFSRLCSHLRHEGVRVEVMAFQSSTAEELIEAADSFLDLGDRHETFLL
- a CDS encoding nascent polypeptide-associated complex protein; protein product: MFGGGGGGLNPRKMEQMMEQMGIDVEDIDAEEVIIRTDEYDLVFDDAEVTKMDARGQETYQVIGSPEEVEAGSAGGSTGSADTGSDAEPSIPDEDVELVATQAGVGEDEALEALEDNDGDLAAAVASLE